GGCGCGATCCTGAAGGCGGACGACCGCCTTCTCGGAAGGCAATTGCGCGATCGGTCAATTTTCTGTATTTCCCGCCCATGACCGACAGCCTGATACACACCGGCCCGTTCCTCGTAGCGGCGCTCTACCATTTCGTATCCGTGCCGCGCTTTGCCAGCTTGCAGGCTCCGCTGCAGGCGCTGAGCGAGGAAAATGGCGTCAAGGGAACGCTGCTTTTGGCGCATGAGGGCATCAACGGTACGATCGCGGGACCGGATGCCGGCATTCACGCCGTGCTCGCCTTCCTGCGTGCGCAGCCGGAATTTGCGCGCCTAGAGCACAAGGAAAGCCGCGCCTCCAAAATGCCCTTCCTGCGCATGAAGGTGAAGCTGAAGAAGGAAATCGTCACCATGGGAGTCGAGGACATCGACCCCAACAAGGTGGTTGGCACCTATGTGGCACCCAGGGACTGGAATGCGCTGATCTCCGATCCCGATACGATCGTCATCGACACCCGCAACGACTATGAGACGGCAATTGGTACCTTTCGCGGCGCGCTCGACCCCAAGACCAAGACATTCCGCGAATTTCCGGATTGGGTGCGCCGGAATACAGGGCTGCACAACAAGCCGAAAGTCGCCATGTATTGCACCGGCGGCATACGCTGCGAGAAGGCCACGGCCTTCATGAAGGCCGAGGGTTTCGACGAGGTCTATCATCTGAAGGGCGGCATCCTGAAATATCTGGAGGAAGTGCCGCAGGAAGAAAGCCTCTGGGAGGGCGCCTGCTTCGTGTTCGATGAACGTGTATCCGTCGAACACGGCCTGAAGGAAGGTGAGCACCGGCTGTGCCACGCCTGCCGCAACCCGATCACTTCAGAGGAAATCACCTCGCCACTCTACGAGGAAGGCGTTTCCTGCAGCCACTGCTATCACACGCGCACGGAGGAAGACCGGCTGCGCTACCGTCAGCGGCAGCTTCAGATCGCGCTGGCAAGAAAACGCGGCCAGCGGCATATCGGCAGCTGACCTGTCCCCGTTGGACGGGCTTGCGCCCCGAGAATTTCGCCGTCAAGCCGCGCCGAGGCGGCGCCGGGTTGATTGCTCCGCAGTACGAAGCTCGTCGAGCATCTCGGTAATTCGCTCGGCCGTCAGAGGCTTTCCGAACAAATAGCCCTGCAGACAGTCGCAGCCGAACAGGCGCATGGCGACCGCCTGCCCCTCGGTCTCTATGCCTTCAGCCGTCACCGGGATATCGAGCGAGCGGGCGAGCGCCACCGTCGCCTGCAGCATTTCCCGCTGACGCTTGTCCTCATTGACGCCCATGACCAGCGAGCGGTCGATCTTGATGCGATCGAAGCCGAACTGCCTGAGATAACCGATCGAGGAGAAGCCGGAACCGAAGTCGTCGAGCGCCACCTTGACCCCCAGCCCCTTCAGCCGTTCGATCGATTGGCGAGTGCGCTGCGGATTCTGGATC
This DNA window, taken from Rhizobium etli CFN 42, encodes the following:
- the trhO gene encoding oxygen-dependent tRNA uridine(34) hydroxylase TrhO gives rise to the protein MTDSLIHTGPFLVAALYHFVSVPRFASLQAPLQALSEENGVKGTLLLAHEGINGTIAGPDAGIHAVLAFLRAQPEFARLEHKESRASKMPFLRMKVKLKKEIVTMGVEDIDPNKVVGTYVAPRDWNALISDPDTIVIDTRNDYETAIGTFRGALDPKTKTFREFPDWVRRNTGLHNKPKVAMYCTGGIRCEKATAFMKAEGFDEVYHLKGGILKYLEEVPQEESLWEGACFVFDERVSVEHGLKEGEHRLCHACRNPITSEEITSPLYEEGVSCSHCYHTRTEEDRLRYRQRQLQIALARKRGQRHIGS